One Rhodothermia bacterium genomic region harbors:
- a CDS encoding ferritin yields MKNNVQFAINDQIQAEFESAYLYLAMAGYMESLNLGGFGHWLRLQWQEETMHATKLFDFLLKRGGKIELKAIAAPPAVFGTPLQVFEAVLQHEQHITQRIHKLYSLAVTEKDFALQTLMHWYIDEQVEEEDNASQIIEKLKLIGGSGPSLYLLDAELKNRQPEQQAA; encoded by the coding sequence ATGAAAAATAATGTCCAATTTGCAATTAATGATCAGATACAGGCAGAGTTTGAGTCTGCCTATTTGTATTTAGCCATGGCAGGATACATGGAGTCCTTAAATCTTGGCGGGTTTGGTCATTGGCTCCGGTTACAATGGCAAGAAGAAACCATGCATGCCACCAAATTGTTCGATTTCCTTTTAAAGCGTGGCGGAAAAATTGAGTTGAAGGCGATTGCCGCTCCTCCGGCTGTTTTTGGAACACCTCTTCAGGTTTTTGAAGCGGTTTTGCAGCATGAGCAACACATCACACAGCGGATCCATAAATTGTATAGCTTGGCCGTCACGGAAAAAGACTTCGCCCTCCAAACCCTTATGCATTGGTATATTGATGAGCAAGTGGAAGAAGAGGACAATGCAAGCCAAATCATCGAAAAATTGAAACTTATCGGAGGATCTGGGCCAAGTTTGTATCTTTTAGATGCTGAATTGAAAAATCGGCAACCCGAACAACAGGCTGCATAA
- a CDS encoding TonB-dependent receptor has protein sequence MKKLFIILAVLSSTLTSWAQVVRVTGKVTDDTGTALIGVTVQEKGTMRGTVTDVSGNFGLSVRENATLVVSYVGYVTKEIILQGDRNLSITLSQNTDLIGGVEVVGSRSMNRSATETSVPVDIISISEVTSSSGQLEMSQLLQYVAPSFNANRQSGSDGSDHIDPASLRGLGPDQTLVLINGKRRHQSSLINFYGSRGRGNTGTDLNAIPASAIERIEILRDGAAAQYGSDAIAGVINIVLKEKTDALEVNVNTGMYSAGDGQQAQLALNWGKSLLKGGFVHITAEGMTRDYTNRPNDETLFPGSSAREFVGDAKSLSGAFLVNMAVPINKMKFYLNGGYSHRFSNNHQWTRSADNLRRNVKEIYANGFTPQLEGTISDPSISFGLKGKLSEWNWDLSNSYGENKFDYHSTNTLNASWQPRTSSPTEFYDGGFKLSQNTTNLDVTRYFQKGVGKGFNIAFGAEFRQERYQIFAGEEASYKNYGAMVMTDEGLALAAGGAQGFPGFQPSDAINESRNNFGAYADVELDLSKQFSLTAAGRFENYSDFGSTINGKTSLRYAVSPAFALRGSFSTGFRAPSLAQIYFNSTITNFIAGKPVDNLIARNNGSVAKALGIPALKQETSQNISVGMTITPANGFSLTVDAYQVDLKDRIILTGVFSDEDDAIGSILKSLNVGGAQFFTNALDATTKGLDVVLNHSAFVGEGRLRTSLAANFNDLEIGDIKTTDKLKGKEDTYFDIRERYFLLASAPPSKFNLGFDYKLNKLSANLRFTRFDKVTLANWNYDEADLDVYDAKVTTDLAIGYDLAKNIQLNLGGSNIFNVQPTKQDPGLTESGGMWDAVQMGINGAFFFAKLGFRF, from the coding sequence ATGAAAAAACTATTTATTATACTGGCAGTATTATCCAGCACACTTACCAGTTGGGCACAAGTAGTCCGTGTTACTGGTAAAGTAACGGACGATACAGGAACCGCACTGATTGGGGTTACGGTACAAGAAAAAGGAACCATGCGTGGAACCGTAACCGATGTTTCCGGCAATTTTGGCTTGTCTGTACGCGAAAATGCAACTTTGGTCGTCAGCTATGTGGGTTACGTCACCAAAGAAATTATTTTGCAAGGTGACCGTAACCTCTCCATCACCCTAAGCCAGAATACCGACCTTATCGGCGGGGTAGAAGTGGTGGGTAGCCGTAGCATGAACCGTTCAGCTACAGAGACATCGGTTCCTGTGGACATTATCTCCATTTCCGAGGTCACAAGCAGCAGCGGGCAATTAGAAATGAGCCAATTGTTGCAATATGTTGCCCCATCCTTTAACGCCAACCGTCAATCGGGTTCAGATGGTTCCGACCATATTGATCCGGCATCTTTGCGCGGCTTAGGCCCAGATCAAACCCTCGTGCTTATTAATGGTAAGCGCCGCCACCAATCGAGCCTCATCAATTTCTACGGTTCTCGTGGTCGCGGAAATACAGGAACAGACTTGAATGCCATTCCTGCCTCTGCGATTGAGCGTATCGAAATCTTGCGTGACGGAGCCGCTGCACAATATGGTTCAGACGCCATCGCAGGGGTCATCAACATTGTTCTTAAAGAAAAAACGGACGCTTTGGAGGTGAATGTAAATACCGGCATGTACAGTGCTGGGGATGGCCAACAGGCGCAATTGGCTTTGAACTGGGGAAAAAGCCTTCTAAAAGGCGGTTTTGTACACATCACTGCCGAAGGAATGACCCGCGACTATACGAACCGCCCGAACGATGAGACCTTGTTTCCGGGTAGTAGTGCCCGTGAATTTGTGGGCGATGCAAAGTCACTTAGTGGCGCATTTTTGGTTAATATGGCCGTTCCTATAAACAAGATGAAGTTCTACCTGAATGGGGGTTATAGCCATCGTTTCTCGAACAACCATCAATGGACGCGCTCAGCAGATAACCTCAGGCGGAATGTCAAAGAAATTTATGCAAACGGTTTTACCCCACAGTTAGAAGGAACCATTAGCGATCCCTCTATTTCTTTTGGATTAAAAGGCAAACTGAGCGAGTGGAATTGGGACTTGAGCAACTCTTATGGCGAAAACAAGTTTGATTACCACTCTACGAATACCCTCAACGCCTCTTGGCAACCCCGCACGTCTTCCCCTACCGAGTTTTACGATGGCGGATTTAAACTTAGCCAAAACACGACCAATCTTGACGTAACGCGCTATTTCCAAAAAGGGGTAGGTAAAGGCTTTAACATCGCTTTTGGGGCGGAATTTCGGCAAGAGCGGTATCAGATTTTTGCTGGCGAGGAAGCTTCCTACAAAAACTACGGCGCTATGGTCATGACGGATGAGGGCCTTGCCTTGGCAGCGGGTGGCGCACAAGGCTTCCCCGGATTCCAACCTTCGGACGCAATCAATGAAAGCCGCAACAACTTTGGGGCATATGCAGATGTGGAATTAGACCTTAGCAAACAATTCTCCCTAACGGCTGCCGGACGTTTTGAGAACTACTCCGACTTTGGCAGTACCATCAATGGTAAAACTTCGCTACGATATGCCGTTAGTCCCGCATTTGCCCTTCGTGGCTCCTTCAGCACAGGGTTCCGCGCACCGTCTTTGGCGCAAATTTATTTTAATTCCACGATTACCAATTTCATTGCTGGTAAGCCTGTGGACAACCTGATTGCACGTAACAACGGAAGTGTTGCAAAAGCACTTGGGATTCCAGCCTTAAAGCAAGAAACTTCGCAAAACATCTCGGTGGGGATGACAATAACACCTGCTAATGGCTTCTCGCTAACGGTAGATGCCTATCAAGTGGACTTAAAAGACCGCATAATTCTCACCGGAGTATTTAGCGACGAAGACGACGCCATCGGTAGTATTTTGAAAAGCTTAAATGTGGGTGGTGCCCAATTCTTTACCAATGCGTTGGATGCTACCACTAAAGGCTTAGACGTAGTTCTAAACCATAGCGCTTTTGTGGGAGAAGGCCGCTTAAGAACAAGTCTTGCAGCGAATTTCAACGACTTGGAAATCGGAGACATCAAAACCACCGATAAATTAAAGGGCAAAGAAGATACCTACTTCGACATCAGGGAACGCTACTTCCTCTTGGCCTCGGCGCCACCAAGTAAATTTAACCTTGGCTTTGATTATAAGCTGAACAAACTTTCCGCAAACCTACGTTTTACCCGCTTCGACAAAGTAACCTTGGCCAACTGGAATTATGACGAGGCCGATTTGGACGTGTACGATGCAAAAGTCACGACCGATCTGGCCATTGGTTACGATCTCGCCAAAAACATCCAACTGAATCTTGGGGGCTCAAACATCTTCAATGTCCAACCCACCAAACAAGATCCCGGCCTAACAGAAAGTGGTGGAATGTGGGATGCTGTGCAGATGGGGATTAATGGCGCTTTCTTCTTCGCCAAGCTCGGATTCCGGTTCTGA
- the gatB gene encoding Asp-tRNA(Asn)/Glu-tRNA(Gln) amidotransferase subunit GatB, whose product MTSYGSFEAVIGLEVHAQLKTLSKAFSPDSAAFGGAPNSHVDPISLAHPGTLPVLNKRHIEYAILMGLATNCSIERHSIIARKHYFYPDLPKGYQISQYEAPICENGWLDVAFEGEKGSEITRIGLTRIHIEEDAGKSVHDHDPYSTLIDVNRCGVPLLEIVSEPDIRSAKEATAYLQLIWQMVRWLDICDGNMEEGSLRCDANISIRPKGETKLGTKAEIKNMNSFRNVERAIDAEITRQIKLVTAGGEVVQETRLWDANLLETRPMRSKERAHDYRYFPDPDLPPVVVSDEMLQQIAQKLPELPENRRKRFIKDLGLPTYDAQLLTGDRALADYLEETLALVETENQTSIQEKAKAVSNIMMTHVLRVLNENNRSITAFAITPKRLAALVSLRMANKISSTGAQDLFALLLKEDGTAAELAKAHNLLQISDADALLPTIQSVLSDFPKEVAKYRDGNPQLVGFFMGQVMKRFKGSPDPKLLRQMIAEQISARSST is encoded by the coding sequence ATGACAAGTTACGGCTCATTTGAGGCAGTTATTGGCTTAGAAGTTCATGCCCAGCTTAAAACACTGTCCAAAGCCTTTTCCCCCGATTCTGCCGCGTTTGGGGGCGCACCCAATTCCCATGTGGATCCCATTAGTTTGGCACATCCGGGAACTTTACCCGTGTTAAATAAGCGCCATATTGAGTATGCGATTTTGATGGGATTGGCCACGAACTGCTCCATAGAACGTCACTCTATTATTGCCCGTAAGCATTATTTTTACCCTGACCTACCAAAAGGGTATCAGATTTCGCAATACGAAGCCCCTATTTGCGAAAATGGCTGGTTGGATGTAGCCTTTGAAGGTGAAAAGGGATCGGAAATTACCCGCATCGGACTAACCCGTATCCATATTGAAGAGGATGCCGGAAAATCTGTTCATGACCACGATCCGTATTCAACACTTATAGATGTAAACCGCTGTGGCGTCCCTTTGTTGGAAATTGTTTCGGAGCCGGACATCCGCTCTGCTAAAGAAGCCACTGCATACCTACAACTCATTTGGCAAATGGTTCGATGGTTAGACATCTGCGATGGAAATATGGAAGAAGGTTCCCTTCGCTGTGACGCCAATATTTCCATCCGACCCAAAGGTGAAACCAAATTAGGAACGAAAGCCGAGATCAAAAACATGAACTCGTTCCGGAATGTGGAGCGGGCGATTGACGCCGAGATTACACGCCAAATAAAGCTTGTCACTGCCGGAGGAGAAGTGGTACAAGAAACACGTTTGTGGGATGCCAACCTCTTAGAGACCCGCCCAATGCGTTCTAAAGAAAGGGCACATGATTACCGCTACTTCCCAGACCCTGACTTGCCTCCAGTGGTGGTCTCGGATGAAATGTTACAACAAATTGCGCAAAAACTGCCCGAATTGCCCGAAAACCGCCGGAAACGCTTCATCAAAGACTTGGGGCTTCCCACCTATGACGCACAATTGCTTACCGGAGATCGTGCTCTTGCCGATTATTTGGAAGAGACCTTGGCTTTGGTCGAGACTGAAAACCAAACTTCTATCCAAGAAAAGGCAAAGGCAGTGTCTAATATCATGATGACCCATGTACTCAGGGTTCTAAACGAGAACAACCGTTCAATTACTGCATTTGCCATTACCCCGAAACGACTTGCAGCACTTGTTTCCTTGAGAATGGCCAACAAAATTAGCTCGACTGGTGCACAAGACCTCTTCGCATTACTTTTAAAAGAAGATGGGACGGCAGCGGAATTGGCAAAGGCGCACAACCTGCTTCAAATATCGGATGCTGACGCATTATTGCCCACCATACAGTCCGTTTTGTCGGATTTCCCAAAAGAAGTTGCAAAGTACCGAGACGGAAACCCACAACTGGTCGGCTTCTTTATGGGCCAAGTCATGAAGCGATTTAAAGGCTCACCAGATCCAAAGTTGCTTCGTCAGATGATTGCGGAACAAATCTCCGCACGTTCCTCCACTTAA
- a CDS encoding TlpA family protein disulfide reductase, translated as MKQILIALLLLVASLKGTEAQDISGKLTGKITVSKELDPAQDFSGFEVLVGFKTSETAAVDTIGYAVTDKTGAFSMNLLAKERGIYPLMISRRGAMAASGEIIVADGDESTLQATLPTRSLRVISAENAAWLALKNARAQHKQSLIDALSNDGNNTNSLKNVVLLTSNLMWDLDKTFGEKSVGAQLGKMEAITMLVGWDDSLAVARAQTISPDVPGYVEMVRTLRRALVRTQGQEKGLAAFRTYLNKLTDTDKKAPLFAELVIARIDSLQSKEALAAIAEMERTYPDGRWKTFLQNATYEVNNLLPGLPAPNFSLTTKNGQTFSLAGLKGKYIVLEFYSPRDTVYPKQLPEIMGLYQTFSTKNVTWLSIALDPEKSVVETFAQNRELPPLQILELEGTKAPIAKAYNVNYVPLRVFIGPDGKIIGKYVANALGLFADALYKHVK; from the coding sequence ATGAAACAAATTCTTATTGCCCTTTTATTGCTTGTCGCCTCCCTAAAAGGCACTGAAGCGCAAGATATATCCGGAAAACTAACCGGAAAAATCACCGTCTCCAAAGAATTGGATCCAGCCCAAGACTTTTCTGGATTTGAAGTTTTGGTAGGCTTTAAAACATCCGAAACCGCTGCCGTGGATACCATCGGTTATGCCGTTACCGATAAAACCGGCGCATTTTCGATGAACCTTCTTGCAAAAGAGCGCGGGATTTATCCACTTATGATCTCCCGCCGTGGTGCAATGGCTGCATCAGGCGAAATAATTGTGGCGGATGGCGATGAGTCCACCTTACAAGCAACCCTCCCTACACGATCCCTTCGGGTGATCTCTGCTGAAAATGCCGCTTGGCTTGCCCTGAAAAATGCCCGTGCACAGCATAAGCAATCCCTTATTGATGCATTATCGAACGATGGTAACAACACCAATTCTTTAAAAAATGTGGTTTTGCTCACCTCAAACCTCATGTGGGACTTAGACAAAACCTTCGGCGAAAAGTCTGTAGGTGCACAGTTGGGCAAAATGGAAGCCATTACCATGTTGGTTGGTTGGGACGACTCCTTGGCCGTTGCCCGCGCCCAAACCATCTCGCCAGACGTACCCGGCTATGTGGAAATGGTGCGTACCCTTCGCCGCGCACTTGTACGCACACAAGGACAAGAAAAAGGGCTTGCCGCTTTCCGGACGTACTTGAACAAACTGACTGATACCGACAAAAAAGCACCCTTATTTGCCGAGTTGGTCATTGCCCGGATTGATAGCCTGCAAAGCAAAGAAGCACTCGCCGCCATTGCCGAGATGGAACGCACCTATCCCGATGGACGATGGAAAACATTCCTCCAAAATGCTACCTATGAGGTAAACAATCTTCTCCCCGGCTTACCCGCTCCGAACTTCTCCTTAACAACCAAAAACGGGCAAACCTTTTCCCTCGCTGGGCTAAAAGGAAAGTACATTGTGCTGGAATTTTACAGCCCAAGAGACACCGTTTACCCCAAACAACTTCCCGAAATCATGGGCTTATACCAAACCTTCTCGACGAAGAACGTGACGTGGCTTTCCATTGCCTTAGACCCCGAAAAAAGTGTTGTCGAGACGTTTGCGCAAAATCGTGAACTACCTCCACTTCAGATACTCGAATTGGAAGGAACCAAAGCGCCCATTGCAAAAGCATATAATGTGAATTATGTCCCCCTTCGGGTTTTCATTGGCCCTGACGGGAAGATCATCGGTAAATATGTGGCCAATGCCTTGGGACTATTTGCGGACGCACTCTATAAACATGTTAAATAA
- a CDS encoding triose-phosphate isomerase translates to MKNRTFLIAGNWKMNTLPSEGVELAKAIATSQTSAFTTVEVLVCPPSTHLSSVLEAVGTSGIKVGAQNMHQHTSGAYTGEISAAMIQAIGCTHVILGHSERRQYFGETDALINHKIKQALAHNLTPIVCIGETFDEREAGQELEVVTRQVEGALAELSTQEAEKLVWAYEPVWAIGTGKTATPAQAQTMHAAIRNLLASLVNKQMATQARLLYGGSLNAVNAPELLAQVDIDGGLIGGASLKSADFGTIIQTAYGLSA, encoded by the coding sequence ATGAAGAACAGAACTTTTCTTATTGCCGGAAACTGGAAAATGAACACCCTTCCATCAGAGGGTGTTGAACTTGCAAAAGCCATTGCAACAAGCCAAACTTCAGCATTTACGACCGTTGAAGTGTTGGTTTGTCCGCCTTCTACCCACCTTTCATCCGTTTTGGAGGCAGTGGGGACTTCTGGCATAAAAGTTGGGGCGCAAAACATGCACCAACATACAAGTGGCGCTTATACAGGCGAAATTTCTGCGGCCATGATTCAAGCCATTGGCTGCACCCATGTGATACTGGGGCACTCCGAACGGCGGCAATATTTTGGAGAGACCGATGCCCTTATCAACCATAAAATAAAACAGGCACTTGCTCACAACCTCACCCCAATCGTCTGTATTGGCGAAACCTTTGACGAGCGCGAGGCAGGTCAAGAATTGGAGGTTGTCACTCGCCAAGTAGAAGGCGCACTCGCAGAACTTTCGACGCAAGAAGCCGAGAAACTGGTTTGGGCTTATGAACCTGTATGGGCCATTGGTACGGGGAAAACGGCCACACCCGCTCAAGCACAAACCATGCACGCGGCCATACGGAACCTGCTCGCAAGCTTGGTCAATAAGCAAATGGCCACCCAAGCCCGTCTGCTGTATGGCGGGAGTTTGAATGCGGTCAATGCCCCAGAATTGCTTGCGCAAGTGGATATTGATGGCGGACTGATTGGTGGAGCTAGTCTTAAATCGGCTGATTTTGGTACAATCATCCAAACCGCTTATGGCCTTTCGGCCTAA
- a CDS encoding GWxTD domain-containing protein: MINKTSLLAFFVLLWAISGCSGTKKPVDSPNAGRTLAYEEGVPNFDMEAIPTWREDQAGVDLYVGLPYRSLIFLRTENTFHSKYEAVFRILDEKGKSTLREESFNDTISIDDYDKTQSIETINIQKRFLVPPGTYTIEVVLTDANSRKEATRRQRLTIADLATGNVSISRILVEGRSVTSGFKPLVAYHTGSDMDSLRAVVELYNADSAPEVQALMVLISLPTDRNPAQPPYWFTPTLGSLTQQGVFYNRGDTLQVTRRNIQNVSSEAIIEFNLPKLKPGTYRIFISITAPQKGSVGQTTLLLKEKRDLSIKSPGFPRIETLQHMIEPLAYIAYKREMQNILKATSVEDLKTKFDAFWGEKMPSRQSGLNTIKEFYSRVEQANLYFSTHKEGWKTDPGMVYIVMGAPQSVDEQFDAEVWRYSYSNRDPLSTFVFQKVRPTEGDFINYILVRNPYFEQEWLRQIERWRSGQVF, encoded by the coding sequence ATGATTAATAAAACGTCGTTACTGGCTTTTTTTGTACTGCTTTGGGCAATTAGCGGATGCTCCGGAACCAAAAAACCAGTTGACTCGCCCAATGCAGGACGAACCCTTGCCTATGAAGAAGGCGTCCCCAATTTTGATATGGAGGCTATCCCCACTTGGCGTGAAGACCAAGCAGGCGTAGATTTGTATGTTGGGCTTCCCTATCGTTCGCTCATCTTTTTACGTACTGAAAACACCTTCCATAGCAAATATGAGGCAGTTTTCCGTATTCTGGATGAAAAAGGAAAAAGCACCCTCCGCGAAGAGTCGTTTAATGACACCATTTCCATAGATGATTACGACAAAACACAGTCTATCGAAACCATCAACATCCAAAAACGGTTCTTGGTACCTCCCGGAACCTATACCATTGAGGTGGTACTCACCGATGCTAATTCTCGAAAGGAAGCTACCCGCAGACAACGTTTAACCATTGCCGACCTTGCTACAGGCAATGTTAGCATCAGCAGGATTCTGGTGGAAGGTAGGAGCGTTACATCGGGCTTTAAGCCTTTGGTGGCGTATCATACAGGATCGGACATGGACTCGCTTCGGGCGGTTGTTGAGCTTTACAATGCAGATTCCGCACCCGAAGTACAAGCCCTTATGGTGTTAATTTCGCTGCCCACAGACCGTAATCCCGCACAGCCACCCTATTGGTTTACCCCGACGTTAGGCTCACTTACGCAACAGGGCGTTTTTTACAACCGAGGCGATACACTACAAGTCACGAGAAGAAACATCCAAAATGTGTCTTCGGAGGCCATCATTGAGTTTAACTTACCCAAACTCAAGCCGGGAACGTATCGTATTTTTATTTCAATAACGGCTCCACAAAAAGGTAGTGTCGGACAAACGACGCTCTTGTTAAAAGAAAAGCGTGACCTTTCAATCAAATCTCCGGGATTTCCCCGTATCGAAACCTTGCAACACATGATTGAGCCACTCGCCTATATTGCCTATAAACGCGAAATGCAAAATATCTTGAAAGCAACTTCCGTGGAAGACTTAAAGACGAAATTCGATGCCTTTTGGGGTGAAAAAATGCCAAGCCGTCAATCAGGACTGAATACCATAAAGGAGTTTTACAGCCGAGTTGAACAGGCCAATCTCTATTTTTCTACGCATAAAGAAGGTTGGAAAACCGATCCGGGGATGGTTTATATCGTCATGGGCGCACCCCAATCGGTGGACGAGCAATTTGATGCCGAGGTTTGGCGCTATTCCTATTCCAACCGCGACCCACTTTCTACTTTTGTGTTTCAAAAAGTACGGCCAAC